The Paenibacillus spongiae nucleotide sequence GGCGTAGACGCCGTAGGGCGTCAAACGGATGATGTATTTGGTAACCTGATGCATAACCTGCGTCAAGGAGTCGATGAACTTCTTGACCGGCTCGACCGCCTCCGGCTTCTTCCCTGCGAGATGAACGATCGCGATCGCCAGGAAGATCGCGAAGATGAGGACAGGGACGACTTTGCCGTCGGCCATATCACTCACCGGATTGGAAGGCACCAGATCGAGAATCACCTGCGAAAAGGTCGGAATCTCACGGGCCTTGAAATCTTCCGGAACGGCCTGTTCGATGCCTGTGCCCGGATTGATTGCCAGCGCCACAAGCAGCCCGATTAAAGCCGCAATCCCCGTCGTCACAAGGAAGAGGGAGATCGTCTTAATCCCGATCTTGCGAAGCTGCCCCAGGCTGGATATGGAGGTAATGCTCGATATGACTAAGACGGATACGAGCGGAATCACGAGCATTTTGATTAAATTGACGTAAATCGAACCGATTGTGCCAATGCTTGTCGCGTCCGTTCCCGTCGCATTGAGAATAATGCCTGTTATAAGCCCGATGCCGAGCGCGAGCAGGACTCGATAACCAAAATTGACGCGTTTCCGGGCAAGCCAGAAGAGAAAACCGATTACTATAATCGAGATAAGCAGGCTGATCCAGTTCGTCTGAAACGCATGCACCAGATTATTCTCCATGATGACCATCTCCTTTAATTCCAATCTGTCTACTATACTTTATTGATACTAAGTAATATTCTCGTTTATGTCAACAGATTTATTTTACCCAAATTTGGTTCATACCCTTCATAAAAAAACTTATTCCAATATGAAGACGCTGAATCAAATTTCATTTATTATGTAAGGAGAAGCATTTTTTCCATTCCTTTCTTGTACAACCATCCAATAGAAAAAATTGACCTCATTCGGTGTTCCTCGCGCTAAAAAAAAGACCGGCCCTAAGTCTAGTTTTGCTTCCATCTCTGGTACGTGTCGGGCAGGCAATCTCTGGCGTATGCTGGTAATAGTCAATTATTGGACGGCTTTTATATATTATGTACCGGAGGAATCATACAATGACACATGAGAGAAGGATATATGTTTTATTAACCGATACGGGAACGCTGTTTACGAGGATGATCCGTATGGTGACCCGGTTTCCGCTTAATCACGCATCCATCGCGTTCGACAGCGATTTGAAGCAAGTATACAGCTTTGGACGCAAAAACCCGAACAATCCGCTCATTGGCGGATTCGTCAAAGAAAATGTGTACGATGAATGGTTCGACAATGCCCAGTGCGCCGTTTTCAGCTGCATGGTCGATGCCAACGTCTATTATCAGATGCAGGAGCAGATGGAATGGTATGAGCGCAACCAGGAAAAGTACAAATACAACCTGCTCGGCTTGTTCGGCGTCGTCTTTAATAAAGAAATCGAACGGTCGAATGCCTACTTCTGTTCCCAATTCGTCGCCACCGTCTTCGAGAAGAACGGCCTGGCTTTGGCGGATAAAACGGCCGGTCTCGTGACGCCGGGCGATATCTGTCAATCGAAATCGCTGCAATTGGAATATATCGGCGTGCTGCGCGATTACACCAGCCTAGTCCTTAACGAATCCTCCTTCGTCAGAACAGCCTAAGACCGTTTCACCGCCGGGGCTGCTGCAGTCCAGGCCTCCGGTTCCTCATCCTGTTATGCACCCGCCGCAAGTCCACTCCAGCACAAGCGAGCCAGTACGAGCCCCTTCATAAGGCAGGCCTCATACTGGCTCGCTGTCGCAATTCTTCAGACTCCCTGCTCTAACGCTCATTCTCTATTGCCTGGAAATAACTCGCGCAGAAGGTCCGGAAGCTCCGTGCTTTGGCGTGTCTCGGAGTCCATTGTAACGCATGTCACGAGCGCGTCTGCGCATCGTTCTCCACGGTCGTTCACAATCTCTTGCCGCAATACATAGCTGGTTCTGCCAGCCCGCTCCGGTTCGGTTGTAATCGCAAGGCGGTCCCCTTGGCGGCATTCCCTCCGGTAATTGATATTAATGTTGACGGTGACGGTTTGGATGCCCATCTGCAGGAACACATCGTAGTATAATCCCGCTTCCTCATACCAGGCTTCCCGCCCCCACTCCAAATACTCCAGGTACTTCGCATTATTGACATGGCCGTTCACATCGATCTCCGTCGAACGCACAACAATGTCCATGGCTGATTTCTTCATCGCGTCTTCCCCATTTCTGCTCCTTATACTGCTGCCCGGTTCTTCTAATCATGCCTTCGGGTGAATCATATCCTCCGCACGCACGACTTCATCGAACTTCTCCGGCGTAATGAGACCGCTCTGTACGGCGGCTTCCCGCAGCGTAATGCCCAGCTTATGCGCCGTCTTCGCGATCGTAGCCGCATTCTCGTAACCGATGTGCGGATTGAGCGCCGTCACGAGCATTAAGGAATCGTTCAGGTGCCGCTGAATCGTCTCGCGGTTAGGTTCGATGCCAGCCGCGCAGTGCTCGTCGAAAGAACGGATCGCATCCGAGAGCAGCCTGGCGGATTGCAGAAAGTTATGAATAATCACCGGCTTGAACACGTTCAGCTCGAAATTGCCTTGGCTTGCGGCAAACCCGATTGCGGCATCGTTGCCCATCACTTGACAAACGACCATCGTGAGCGCTTCCGACTGCGTCGGATTCACTTTGCCCGGCATAATGGAGCTGCCCGGCTCATTCTCCGGAATCCGGATTTCGCCGATGCCCGAGCGCGGGCCGCTGGCCAGCCAGCGCACATCGTTGGCTATCTTCATCAAGTCGGCGGCAAGCGCCTTGAATGCGCCATGAACGAATACGAGCTCATCATGGCTCGTCAGCGCATGGAACTTGTTCGGCGCGCTCACGAAGGATATTCCCGTCAGCTTGCTGATCTCCTCCGCCGCCCTGTCGCCGAATTCCGGATGGGCATTGAGCCCCGTCCCTACCGCCGTCCCGCCGATCGCAAGCTCGCGCAGCTCCTCGCGGCTGCTGCCGATGTTCCGCTCGGCCTTCTCCAGCATGCGAACCCATCCGCTAATCTCCTGCCCCAATGTGAGAGGGGTCGCATCCTGAAGATGGGTGCGGCCGATCTTCACGATGCCGGCGAAAGCTTGGCTCTTGCCGGCAAGCGTCCTCTTCAGCTGCGCGACAGCCGGCAGAACGAGCTCTTCCACGCTCTTGAGCGCAGCGATATGCATCGCTGTGGGGAAGGTGTCGTTCGAGCTTTGCGAACGGTTGACATCATCATTCGGATGAATGGCGCCTTCGATGCCCGCTTCCTTCATAAGCTGTCCCGCACGCCGCGCGATCACCTCATTCACATTCATATTGGACTGCGTCCCGCTGCCGGTCTGCCAGACGGCAAGCGGAAATTCGCCATCCCATCGGCCGTCCAATATTTCGTCGGCCGCAGCCGCAATCGCGGATGCCTTCGCCGCATCAAGCTTGCCGAGCGATTCGTTAGCGAGCGCGGCGCTTTTCTTCAGATAAGCGAATCCGCGGATTAGCTCGATCGGCATTTTCTCCGTTCCGATTTTGAAATTTTGCAGGCTCCGCTGTGTTTGCGCGCCCCAAAGGCGGTTCTCCGGCACCTGTATCTCACCCATGGAATCTTTCTCGATCCGATATGTCATGCCATACTCCTCCTATCATTTGTCATGCGGCATCCCATTTGCCTGCAGCTTCAAAATTCATTGTGCCCCGTTCATTCCGTTCCAACCGAATGCCATGAAACTTCATACCGCCGTTTCCATTACCCCTCACCGGAAGTTCGAAACGTAATATGAATATCCAGCACTTCGCTGCGACTTCCGATCCGAACCGGAGGCCCCCATGTGCCGAATCCCGAGGAAACGATGGCATGGAGCCGGCCGACGCGGAGATATCCCCAATCAAGATCAAACAGCCGCCGGGTAATCCAATGATTGGGAGCCATCTGTCCCCGATGGGTATGGCCGGAAAGCACCAGATCGGCGCCAGCCTCGGCCGCCATCTTATAGCCGTACGGTTGATGATCGAGTACGATAACGGGTTGTGAGCGGTCCAGGTCATGGAGCAGCGAAGCGATCGGAAGCCTGCCTGCCTTGGTCCCTTCGGCCGCTTTGTCCGCACGGCCGGCAATGTAGAGGCTGCCGGATACATGAACCGTGCGGTCAACCAGCACCTCAATGCCGATCGCACGCATACGCTCGATATATTCGGGAATATGACCGCCGTAATACTCATGGTTGCCTAGCGAAGCATAGACGCCGAGCGGCGCTCGCAGCTCCTTCATTACATCGGCCATATTCTCGCGGATGAACGGATCTATGCTGTCGTCGAGCACATCTCCTGGAAGAAGAATAACATCCGGGCGAAGTCCGTCGATTACGCTGACTAGCCGCCTCAGATGACGCTTGCCGACAATCGTCCCCAAGTGCAAGTCCGAAGCGGCCGCGATGCGAAGCTCGCGGTAAGGACCGGACTGCTTGTCGATCGTAATGTCGTATCGCCGGACGATCGGACGCCAGGCATTGAGTGATCCCCACAGCATAAGCAGTACAAGCATTGCGACGACGAACCATCCGACCAGCAGGACGGATGCCCGTGCATCCATACCTGCCTGGCGAAGCAGCCAAGCCGCCAGATCACCGGCCGGAATAAGAATTAGCGAATAGAAGAGCAGAGCCATTCCGTAAGCGCCGATTAGCTTAAGCCAAGTGTAGATTCGATAAGGAAGGAAGCGCTGCAGCAGCATAGCCGCCAGATAGGATAAAGCGATGAGGCCATAAGCAATCCAATAAATCGTCATGAAAGCCGGCGAGAGAACGGTTCCCCAGAATAAAGAACCGTTCCAGCCGATCAGGACATTGAGGCCGAGAAATACAGTAAGAAAGAAAACAGCCGATAATAGCATGCGCATGCTCATCTGTCCGAACACTCCTTATATGATAGGTTCCATACCCACCATCTTCGCACAAATCGGGCGCCGAGGGAATCTCACCTTGCTTGCCGCATGCTGCCGTTTTCTATTCCCGCAACCATCATGCCGGCATAAAAAAGAAGCTGCTCAAAAGCCGATCGCTTTCGAGGGCAGCTTCTCTCATCTTAGTACGAAGCCGGGTAAGCTTTTACCCATGTATGATCCTTCCGCATCTGTTCATCATTCTTCAAAAAATACTTGTAGCCGACGGTTCCAGCACGATCCGGCACGGGATCGTCCCATGTCGCATCCAGGTGATACCACTTTCCGTCAAGCTTCACCAGGTTCCAGACATGGCTTCCCGTGTCGACCTCGCCTTCGATGATGCGGTTCTCGATGCCGGCCTTCTCGAGCATCCGGTACATGAGCAGCGTATAGCCCTGGCAGACGGCGCTCCCAAGGTTCAGCGCCTCATAGGCTGTATACCTGGAGAGGGACTGATCGTATTCCACGTTCGTCACGACCCAATCGTGAATCTTCTTCACCTTATCGCGGACGGTCATTCCCGGCTGCACTATACCGGATAATACCTCACCGACCCGTTCATCAACCAGACGGGATTGTTCCAACGTCTCGCGGTAAGTTACGGCCAGCTTGATCTTGGCGGACAACCCCCAGGTGCGTACGGTATAAAAATAGGAATCTACAATATAAGCAATATAGTCGTCGGCCGATACCGCTTGGCGGAGCAGCTCGGCAAGGCTTTTGGACAACTCCGACTTATCCCCGTTATAGGTCACGTTAATTTCGGTCTGCTGCTGTGCAAGCTGGGCTGCGATATCCATCTTCAACTGCTCCATCGGAGCCATATCCGTCGATCGCGCTTGCACCTGCACAACTCGGAATTCCGAGCCGATCCCCAGTGTAAGGACAATAGCCACCAATAGTAACTTTGCAAACAACTTATACACGGTTTGCCTCCCGAACACTTTTTTCTAATTAAACTTCATTATATCGAATGAGACTTCCGGAATAAAGCCATTTATCAAAATGCTGGAATTCACATGATTGTATCCTCTTTCGAGCAAGTTTATGGAATGAGAGTAAGATTTTCGGTCATCGGACAACATACGAAGGAGCAAACGTTTGGAAAGGCGGCGAGGAAATGATGAACGAAGATCAACAGCATTCAAGTCAGACGCTGACGACCCGGCAGGGCCATCCTGTCACGGATAACCAGAACATTCGGACCGTCGGGGACCGCGGCCCTAGTACGCTGGAAAACTACCATTTCATCGAGAAGATCACGCATTTCGACCGGGAGCGCGTACCCGAACGCGTCGTTCATGCGCGCGGCGCGGGTGCTCACGGCGTGTTTGAGGCTTATGGAACGGCAGGCAATGAACCCGTCTCTGCCTATACGCGGGCCAAGCTCTTCCAGGAAGCCGGAAAACAGACACCGGTCTTCGCCCGCTTCTCCACCGTTATTCACGGCACGCATTCGCCCGAGACGCTGCGGGATCCGCGCGGCTTCGCGATCAAATTTTATACCGAGGACGGCATCTGGGACTTGGTCGGGAACAATCTCAAAATCTTTTTTATCCGGGACCCGCTGAAGTTCCCCGATATGGTCCATGCGTTCAAGCCGGATCCCATCACGAACGTGCAGGATATGGAGCGCTTCTTCGATTTCGTATCCATGAGTCCGGAATCTACCCACATGATCACCTTCCTCTTCTCCCCTTGGGGCATTCCGGCGAATTACCGGCAGATGCAGGGGTCGGGCGTCAATACATACAAATGGGTAAATCAGAACGGCGATGCCGTACTGGTCAAGTATCATTGGGAGCCGATCAAGCAGGGGATCAAAAATTTGCTGCAGCGCGAAGCCAATGAAATACAGGCACTTAATTTCAATCATGCCACGCTGGACCTCTATGAAGCGATCAAGCGGGGCGAATATCCCGAATGGGAGCTAAGCGTGCAAATCATGAGCGATGGCGAGCATCCCGAGCTAAGCTTCGATCCGCTGGATCCGACCAAGCTCTGGCCGCAAGAGCAGTTCCCCTTCCTGCCAGTCGGGAAGATGACCTTGAACCGCAATCCGGACGATTACTTCACGGAAGTGGAGCAGGCCTCCTTCGGAACCGGGGTGCTGGTCGACGGGCTGGATTTCTCGGACGACAAGCTGCTGCAGGGACGAACCTTCTCCTACTCGGACACCCAGCGATATCGTGTCGGGACGAACTATTTGCAGCTTCCGATCAATGCGCCGAAGGCGAATGTCGCAACGAATCAAAGCGGAGGCCAGATGCTGTACCGTCCGGACCGCGCGCCAGGGCAGAATCCCCACGTGAATTACGAGCCTTCATCATTGGGAGGCTTGCAGGAGGCAGCGCGGCAGGGGAACGAGCATAAGCCTCACTATGATGCCGACCTGACCCGACAGGCAATCGGCCGGACGAACGACTTTCAGCAGGCCGGCGAGACATACCGCGCCTTCGAAGATTGGGAGCGGGACGAATTGATCGCCAATCTGGTCGATGCCTTGCGCGTATGCAGCAGCGGAATCCAGGAACGAATGATCCGGCACTTCTCGGAGGCTGATGCCGATTACGGAAGGCGGGTCGAGAAGGGGCTTGTGCAAGGGGGACACCGTAAGATCAAGAGCGGGCAGACGGACCCGGAACAGGCCGTCGATTTATCGAAACGCATGGGCCGCGAAGCAGATCCATATTAATAAGGAATGCCGCAGGCTGCGCCTGCGGCATTCCGGTGTATGGCCTTTCGGGTAGAAGCATTCATGCCGGTCTAAACAGCCAGTAGAACAAATAACAAATCACAAATACGATGATTAACGCGGTCGATACGGCAGACAGGAACGTGAAAAATCTTCTGTACCTGATTTCTGACGCGGCGGCCTCATTCTCCTGATTCGGTGGCGTCTTTGTGACTGTCATGGGTTTCACCCCTTCATGCTGCGTGATGGAGCAAGCTAATTGCTCGTTCTGTACACGACCAGAATCGTACTCCTCTGCTGCCCCGTGCCGTTCAAAGTCGCCTTCATGACCGATCCATAACAAATATTAACGACTTGACTTTCATCCAGCGTTGCCAGAAACTGATTGACCTTGTTCTCAGCAAAGGAGTTATCCGTGTCGACGAATTCTTTCACTTGAATCATACAATCATCCTCCGATCTTTTTTGCGTTCATCCATTAATTGTAAAAAGCCAGCAAAAATAGATCAAGGCACCCCGCAAGATGACGGAATGCCTATGAATAGTCATGGTACCATTACAGGAAACCAATGTCAATCCTATTAAACAATACCATTAATTCTCATTATATATCGGGGCATATTTAATACCTTCAACATTAATTTTAATGACGCCCGAAGGAATATCGAGTTCATGGCTCTGCATGACTTTCGACAGCAGTAATTTTCTCCCGATCGGGGAGAGAAACGAAATCCGGTTCAAATCGGGCTGCGCTTCATTCGGAAAGACGACCGTATAGCTTTCACAGGAGTCGTCGTCCTCATAACGGAGCTTCACCTGACTTCCGATCAGAACGGTTGAGTGTAGCGTTGTTTCGTTAAAGTCCGAAACGATGTGTTCGAGCTCCTTGCAATAGGACGTCAGCAGCCGCTCCATGCCGGCTCTCTCTTTACTTTGATCGCTGAAATACTGTTCCAGGAACTTGGCTTTCTCTTCGTCAAAGTAAACGAGCTGGTTGATCAGCTGTGTCTTCGAACCGGTTAAACTATGGTTCATAGTAGATTTCCCCCCCAACACGCTGCACGCTTCCAACATCTTTTCTTAACGATCGCATTGTGAATCCCTCCCATAGAAATAGAGGCCTCCGGTTGAAGGAGGCCTTTCAGATATAGTAACAAATATAGTTCCCGATTCCAATATGGAATTGGGCATGCTTGACTCGAAAACGGCGTTAAAAGCTGCTAAACCTGTTGTCTATCTATATTGAGCCATATAGAGGCACTACCTCTTATACAGAACAGGGAAATACTCGTTTGCAAACGGCTGACCCTTGACTGGACGCGGACCGAGCAGCCTGACATTTTCATGCCGCTGAACGCGCGGGCGGTAGCCGGTTCCCTGCGGCATCAGATGCGCAACAACGGACAGGCGCGGCTCATTCGTCCGGTTAACGCCGGAGCCATGGAACGTCAGACCGTGATGAAAGCTCGCCTGGCCCGCTTTCAAGATGCACGGCTCCTCGATCCACTCCCGGTCACCGGCATATTTCTCTTTCAACTCTTCCATGTTCTGATTGAAGAATCCGTCGCTCTCCGGAACGAGTCCCCAATGGTTGGAGCCCAGAATCGTCATCATGGCGCCATTCGAAATATCGGTATCCTGCAGTGCGATCCATACGGTAACCATGTTCGAATTGTCCGAGCTCTGCCAATAGCCATAATCCTGATGCCAGCCGACATTGCCGTCTCTTGTCGGCTTATCGCCGACGCCCGGCTTGTAGATAACCTGATCGTGCCAAAGCCGGATTTCGTTCGTATCGAGCAGATCGGCCGCCAGCTCGCCGATGAACGGATCGGTAACGACGGTGCGGACTTCGTCGTTGATCCACCAGCCGTTATCGAACTTCCGTATGGCATCCGGATTCGGATGAAGGCGGAAGTAATTCATCGGCTCGCCGTCGCCATCCCAATCCCCGCTCCATATGCGGTCATGCGCGCGGCGCAGCCGCTCAATCTGATCGTCATCGATCAGCTTCGGGCTAATCCAATAGCCGTCTCTTTCGAAAATTTCCTTGTCCTGCGGCGTAATTTTGTATTGGCGCTCTGCCGGTATGCTCATATGATCTTTTCCTCCCGAAAAATAAATAAAATAATCCTATCTAAACGACCTCTGTCGTCATCTCTCTCATACAAAATACCGCAGAACGCCGTTCCTTGACGTGTCTCTGTTTACGAAAGAGTATTAGAAACATACAATAGATAGAGAAACATATTGCGATTGGAGATGATCAGCTTGCCGGACGCTCAAGACGCTCCCGGAATGAATGCCCCTTCGAAGGAGGCTGCCGGCGGACAGACCGCCCGTTGGACGTATACGACCGATGACAACGGCCCTATACCGTTCGTGCCCGAGTTCGTAATGATGGGATGCGACGACATTCGTAAAGCGATTCCGCTCGACGATCACGTCCATAACGGCTGCTTCGAGTTCGTCCTTGTCGAGCGCGGAATCGCGAGCTGGGAACTGGAGGGGAAAGTATACCGGACTCAAGCGGGGGATGTCTTCCATTCGAGGCCCGGCGAGCTGCACCGGGGCGGCTTCAATATTATCGAGCCGTGCAAATTATGGTGGCTGATTCTGGAGGCGCCTCATCATAACGGATGGCTGCAGCTTACCCCGGCGGAAAGCCGCTGGGTTGAGCAATCGCTCGCCGCACTCCCCCGGATAGTCCACACCGGATTGAAGCCGGTTGAATCCTTTAAGTTAATTCGCAGGGGACTCGACCAGCAGAATGAGGCCGTGCGATCAATGACGGTCCGGCACGCCATCCACGACCTGCTGATGAACCTATTTCAGCCGACCGGATCCAGAGCAGCCATCGCCGAAGATCTGCTCCGGAATTTCGATCTCCTGATCGCCAGAATGAAGCGTGAGCCGGAATGGCGCCCTTCCGTACAGGAGCTTGCGGATGCCGTTGGCGTCAGCCAGTCCCACTTCTACCACACCTTCCAGGAATATACCGGGCAGCCGCCGATTACCTTCATCGAACGGCTTCGCATCAAAGAAGCCTGCAGAAGGCTGACGGAAACGGGCGATACCGTAACGAACATTACGCACAGTCTCGGCTACCCGTCCAGCCAGCATTTTGCCACCGTATTCAAACGTTTCATGGGGGTTACCCCGACCCAGTGGCGTACCCGCAAGTAGTCACGGGCACTTCCTGTATCACTCGTGCTATAACTTATGCAGCAGCAGGTCCAACGGCTTGAATATCATGGATATCCACTCCGACGGTCCCTTCATATTCGGGAAGCAGATCAGGAGGATGGCAATCAGCCAGCCTCCCGACGTAATCATGAGGAACGCAGCCTTCTCCTTCCAATATTTCATCCCCCGCCAGTTTGCCAAAGTAATGAATGCGGCTGCGCACGTGATCGCCAGCAGTTTAACGATGATCATCGTTTCACCTCGTCTTCATTCCATCCGGCAGGCAGCGTGCGCTTGCCCGGACTTACCATATGGGGTGCAATCTCGTAGTTCACCTTAACTTGCGGATAAAGCTCTTTCCAACGATTTTTCGCTTTGTTCCAGCTCTTCGGATACTTTCGGTGAAAGGCCTCCCCGAAGCCGAATATATCGGCCTTCAGCTCCTTCTGAACCAGCTGCAGCGTTTCGTTCATTCGCTGCTCAATCTCGCGCTTTAACTGTTCCTCCAATTTCCGGGTCTCCTTCCGGCTTAACACATCCAGCTTGGATGTGTTCTGAATGAGGAGATAATCGGCATCGGCCTTGACCGTGATCTCCCAGCTGTCCTTCTTAATCGACGGGGCAATCTTCGATTTCCCTCGAATGAGGCGCACGGAAATGTAACCTTCCTCCTCGTCCGGCTTCACGGTCGTGGTCGAGTATCTGATTTCATTCCGCAGCCAGAGAATGCCCTGGGTAATATTATTATCGGCAAATCCGGCCAGCTTGCCCTCCCGGAACACGGCGCTGCCGACAAGAACCGGATGGGTCTGGTTTGGCTTCTGGCCTGGGGATGGCGGTAGAATATCAATGGCAGGGGCGGCCGAACTGCCTTTCGAACGGGCAAGCATGATGATGAACTTGCCCAGCTCCAGCGCGAGCCCCACCTTGATCCCTTCAAAATCCTCAAGCGCTTTGGCCGAGCTTCTTCGAATCTGCGGCATTAATGCAAGAACGTCCTTCGCCTTCTTATGGCTGATATAGATAAGGGTGCTGGCACGGATTTGAGGAACGCGAAAGATATAATCCAGATGTCCGCGGACATCTTTGCGAGCGGCCTCTTGTCCGATAACGAGCACCTCGCTCTGGCCCCAAAATAATCGCCGGGGCACCTTCTCTTGAAGGCTCGCCACTGCGGCCGCAAAATTAACGCCGGAAGCAGAGACGACCATCGTAGCCGGAGTCTGGCCCGGCTGGCCTCCTTGTCCCATGCTGGAACCGGATCCCCCGCTTTGAGAAGGGGCAAAGATTTGAACGGACAGCTCAATCAAATCATCTGATTTCTGATCGATACCGACTGCGGTAATGGTTGCCAAATCGTTCACCTCTACCCGATCCCAGCACCCGGACAGCAGAGAAGCAAGGAGGCTTATACTAAGCAGCAGCGCTCCTCCTTTCCATATTCGCCAAACACCGTTCATCCGGCCATCTTCCTCCTTGCGAGCGAAATCAGCAGCAAAGCGGCAGGAACAGCGATCTGCAGAACAAGCAAATAAGAGGGAAGCGACACATCCATAAACCTTATTAACTCTTGAAGCCTCGGGTCTCCCCATTGGCTGATCACCACAATCAGGAAAACAACCGGCATCACCAGCGGCTGATAACGCGGAAGCCCCAGCCATTGCGACGTCCCGATAATCGAGACATAGCTGAACATGGAAAATTTAATAAAGGTTCCTGCCACCCAGAAGAACATCACCAGCGATTCCAGATGCTGAAAAAAACCGGCGACGCTTATCGATCGCGTTATGCCCAGCAGCGGATAGACGTTGCGTCCGGATTCCTCGCTCCCCATGAACATCAGGGATGCCATATTAACAAGAACAAGCGTAACCATGACGGCTAGCAGGGCGACCATGCTTGATTTCACTTTCAAATGCTTGTCGTGCATATAAGGAAGAAGGAATGACAGCAAAAAAAACTCGCTGTACCATGCTTGGACCGAGATGGAACCCCTAAGCGACGGCCCCGCTCCATGCTCAAACATCGGCAGCATCTGCTGCGGTTGAATCTTTGGCGTGATGAGAACGATCGTAGCGAAGAGCAGGAGATACGCAATCGGCGTTAATAAAGTAGCCGTTCTGGCGATCACCTCGATCCCGCCGCGGGCATTGAATGCGCAGAGCAGCGCGAAGCTGCCTATGATTACGATGATAGGGGTGCGCATGTAAAAGTTGTTCACAAGAAAATAACCATATTCCTTCAGGATTAGACTGGACAGATGGATGTAGAACAACAGGTAGATCAGACCGACAAGCTTTCCGAGTATACGGCCCAGAATGTGGTTGCTATATTCAATGACCGTTTCTTGCGGATACCTCTTGCCGAGCATAATCGCAAGAAAGATGCTGATTCCACCGCTAAGCAGCCCCCAAATCGGAGACAGCCACATATCCCTGCCGGCATGCATGGCCGTAATGGCCGGAAGCGACAGAATCGCGGTGGCCGTAACGGTCGAATACATGATCATCCCCATTTGCAGCGGACTGATCCTTCCTTTTTCAAGCACTTAGCTTCGCCTCCTATTCCGGCTTCTTACGCGATGGCTTCAAGTTCGCCGCTTCTCGATATTCATTCATCCTTCCTGCAATACGGGGGCGTGTGAGCATCCTCCACCAAGGGGCCCGGACCAGCACATCCTTCATATCCTTGGAGACTACGGGCGCAAGCGGCGCCATATAAGGTACGCCGAAGGAGCGCAGCGAGCAGAGATGGATGGCAATGGCGATAATCCCCATAATTACGCCTAGCAATCCAAGCATGCCGGCCAGCAGCATGATCGGAAACCGCAGCAGCCGAAAGGAAAACCCGATCGCGTAATAAGGCACCATGAAGGATGCAATCCCTGTAAGGGCGACAACCATCACCATCGGTGACGATACGATGCCCGCCGCGACTGCGGCTTGGCCGATCACGAGTGCCCCGACGATACTAACCGCAGATCCCACCTGCTTCGGGAGCCTGACGCCCGCTTCCCGCAATGCTTCGAAGGCAATCTCCATGATAAGCGCCTCGACAATCGCCGGAAATGGAATCCCCTCTCTCGAGGAAGCGATGCTGAA carries:
- a CDS encoding dicarboxylate/amino acid:cation symporter; amino-acid sequence: MENNLVHAFQTNWISLLISIIVIGFLFWLARKRVNFGYRVLLALGIGLITGIILNATGTDATSIGTIGSIYVNLIKMLVIPLVSVLVISSITSISSLGQLRKIGIKTISLFLVTTGIAALIGLLVALAINPGTGIEQAVPEDFKAREIPTFSQVILDLVPSNPVSDMADGKVVPVLIFAIFLAIAIVHLAGKKPEAVEPVKKFIDSLTQVMHQVTKYIIRLTPYGVYALIGSMAAKYGWETLKPLIALIIATYVALALHFIITFFGLVTFVVKINPLRFLRKAYPTIAVAFTTRSSYATLPVNLEVITKRMKVSPRIASFVAPLGATMNMNGCGGVWPAVVAIFVAQVYGISLNISDYILIVVVSMISSIGVAGVPGPASISTTVVLTALGLPLEGLGLVLAIDAIVDMGRTAVNATGTTVSALIVGKSEGEFDREAFNRDDDDQMELNAI
- a CDS encoding acyl-CoA thioesterase, coding for MKKSAMDIVVRSTEIDVNGHVNNAKYLEYLEWGREAWYEEAGLYYDVFLQMGIQTVTVNININYRRECRQGDRLAITTEPERAGRTSYVLRQEIVNDRGERCADALVTCVTMDSETRQSTELPDLLRELFPGNRE
- the fumC gene encoding class II fumarate hydratase is translated as MTYRIEKDSMGEIQVPENRLWGAQTQRSLQNFKIGTEKMPIELIRGFAYLKKSAALANESLGKLDAAKASAIAAAADEILDGRWDGEFPLAVWQTGSGTQSNMNVNEVIARRAGQLMKEAGIEGAIHPNDDVNRSQSSNDTFPTAMHIAALKSVEELVLPAVAQLKRTLAGKSQAFAGIVKIGRTHLQDATPLTLGQEISGWVRMLEKAERNIGSSREELRELAIGGTAVGTGLNAHPEFGDRAAEEISKLTGISFVSAPNKFHALTSHDELVFVHGAFKALAADLMKIANDVRWLASGPRSGIGEIRIPENEPGSSIMPGKVNPTQSEALTMVVCQVMGNDAAIGFAASQGNFELNVFKPVIIHNFLQSARLLSDAIRSFDEHCAAGIEPNRETIQRHLNDSLMLVTALNPHIGYENAATIAKTAHKLGITLREAAVQSGLITPEKFDEVVRAEDMIHPKA
- a CDS encoding metallophosphoesterase; the protein is MSMRMLLSAVFFLTVFLGLNVLIGWNGSLFWGTVLSPAFMTIYWIAYGLIALSYLAAMLLQRFLPYRIYTWLKLIGAYGMALLFYSLILIPAGDLAAWLLRQAGMDARASVLLVGWFVVAMLVLLMLWGSLNAWRPIVRRYDITIDKQSGPYRELRIAAASDLHLGTIVGKRHLRRLVSVIDGLRPDVILLPGDVLDDSIDPFIRENMADVMKELRAPLGVYASLGNHEYYGGHIPEYIERMRAIGIEVLVDRTVHVSGSLYIAGRADKAAEGTKAGRLPIASLLHDLDRSQPVIVLDHQPYGYKMAAEAGADLVLSGHTHRGQMAPNHWITRRLFDLDWGYLRVGRLHAIVSSGFGTWGPPVRIGSRSEVLDIHITFRTSGEG
- a CDS encoding transglutaminase domain-containing protein, which translates into the protein MYKLFAKLLLVAIVLTLGIGSEFRVVQVQARSTDMAPMEQLKMDIAAQLAQQQTEINVTYNGDKSELSKSLAELLRQAVSADDYIAYIVDSYFYTVRTWGLSAKIKLAVTYRETLEQSRLVDERVGEVLSGIVQPGMTVRDKVKKIHDWVVTNVEYDQSLSRYTAYEALNLGSAVCQGYTLLMYRMLEKAGIENRIIEGEVDTGSHVWNLVKLDGKWYHLDATWDDPVPDRAGTVGYKYFLKNDEQMRKDHTWVKAYPASY